From a region of the Helianthus annuus cultivar XRQ/B chromosome 5, HanXRQr2.0-SUNRISE, whole genome shotgun sequence genome:
- the LOC110943037 gene encoding uncharacterized protein LOC110943037, with protein sequence MESSESVDGADVVIPLSSVKQVTDRYANTLYGYFLGKRLAFPVVDYFAKNNWVKYGLSRLMMNANGFFFFKFKTKEGMDKLVEDGPWMIRNVPIILKEWSASVKLKKEDIKAIPVWVKMHEVPLAAYTEDGLSLLTSKIGVPKMLDSYTATMCAESWGRSSYARALIEIQAGAELKRSVTIAIPSLEDKSCPKSPQVVSSRDSGKKIDDFQVVGAKKKKATNQGLYMKNQKPKVVYRPVVNPKPISSSRKPMNNQVSTSNPFDVLKDDDGGQGGSTVGRIEKKAKQVNDKQDSDEEEVEEVYNETNEFMTSGTHPSSSRAQASNSSTKGSNG encoded by the exons ATGGAATCTAGCGAGTCGGTTGATGGAGCTGATGTCGTCATTCCATTGTCTTCGGTTAAACAAGTAACTGACAGGTATGCTAACACGTTGTATGGATATTTTCTGGGTAAACGGCTGGCTTTTCCTGTGGTGGATTATTTTGCAAAGAACAACTGGGTTAAATATGGTCTCTCTAGACTAATGATGAATGCGAacgggttctttttctttaaattcaaaACAAAGGAAGGGATGGATAAATTGGTGGAGGATGGACCTTGGATGATTAGAAATGTTCCGATAATTTTGAAGGAGTGGTCGGCCTCTGTCAAGTTGAAAAAAGAAGATATAAAGGCTATCCCAGTCTGGGTTAAGATGCATGAAGTGCCGTTAGCAGCGTATACTGAGGACGGTCTTAGTTTGCTCACTTCTAAGATAGGGGTGCCTAAGATGCTAGATTCGTACACTGCTACAATGTGTGCTGAGTCTTGGGGAAGAAGCAGTTATGCTAGAGCTCTCATTGAAATTCAAGCCGGGGCTGAGTTAAAGAGGAGTGTTACTATTGCAATCCCATCTTTAGAGG ATAAATCGTGCCCAAAGAGCCCTCAGGTTGTTTCGAGTAGGGATTCTGGAAagaaaattgatgattttcaagttGTGGGTGCAAAGAAGAAGAAAGCTACTAACCAAGGTCTTTATATGAAAAATCAAAAGCCTAAGGTAGTGTACAGACCAGTTGTAAACCCTAAACCAATTTCGTCCTCGAGGAAGCCGATGAACAATCAGGTATCAACGTCAAACCCCTTTGATGTCCTtaaggatgatgatggtggtcaGGGAGGTAGTACTGTGGGTCGTATAGAGAAGAAGGCCAAGCAGGTTAATGACAAGCAAGATTCAGATGAGGAGGAGGTTGaggaagtctacaatgaaactaaTGAATTTATGACTTCGGGAACACATCCTTCATCTTCTAGAGCTCAGGCAAGCAACTCATCCACAAAGGGATCCAATGGCTAG